The following are encoded together in the Thermomonas brevis genome:
- a CDS encoding haloacid dehalogenase-like hydrolase: MSGAYPPPRDDAPLVVFDFDHTLYDGDSGSHLFKWLIERAWWRVLLALLVAPVAGPMVAWLPTRRAGISVFVWTGTLGVRDRAALDALIDRYVASHVEAVKARLLPLALDVFHQHRERGDRVVVATGAPPELARAILSFVAHEDVPVIGTLLGPKLGGMGALRHCHHAMKMTMLRAAGFTGPVESAYSDSSADLPLLRAARRPVVVNPKAARVALFRRVLPSGTPILNWGCPGRAGEPAGG, encoded by the coding sequence GTGAGTGGTGCGTATCCGCCGCCGCGCGACGATGCGCCGCTGGTGGTGTTCGACTTCGACCACACCCTGTACGACGGCGATTCCGGCAGCCACCTGTTCAAGTGGCTGATCGAACGCGCGTGGTGGCGCGTGCTGCTGGCGCTGCTGGTCGCGCCGGTGGCCGGGCCGATGGTGGCGTGGCTGCCGACCCGGCGCGCCGGCATCTCGGTGTTCGTCTGGACCGGCACGCTGGGCGTGCGCGACCGCGCCGCGCTGGACGCGCTGATCGACCGCTACGTCGCCTCGCACGTCGAGGCGGTCAAGGCGCGGCTGCTGCCGCTGGCGCTGGACGTGTTCCACCAGCACCGCGAGCGCGGCGACCGCGTGGTGGTGGCGACCGGCGCGCCGCCGGAACTGGCGCGGGCGATCCTGTCGTTCGTCGCGCACGAGGACGTGCCGGTGATCGGCACCCTGCTGGGCCCGAAGCTGGGCGGCATGGGCGCGCTGCGCCATTGCCACCACGCGATGAAGATGACGATGCTGCGCGCGGCCGGCTTCACCGGGCCGGTGGAAAGCGCCTATTCCGACAGCAGCGCAGACCTGCCGCTGCTGCGGGCGGCGCGCAGGCCGGTGGTGGTGAACCCGAAGGCGGCGCGGGTGGCGCTGTTCCGCCGCGTGCTGCCGTCCGGCACGCCGATCCTCAACTGGGGCTGTCCGGGCAGGGCGGGGGAGCCGGCAGGCGGCTGA
- the trpC gene encoding indole-3-glycerol phosphate synthase TrpC, with translation MSTILDTILRRKHAEVAERRERVSLFELKTRAASAPPTRGFADAVAAKIAAGRPAVIAEVKKASPSKGVIRADFDPAAIARSYEAGGAACLSVLTDVDFFQGSDEYLKQARAACALPVLRKDFIVDPYQLYEARTLGADCVLLIAAALDDAQLSEFAFVAAELGMDVLVEVHDLDELERALPVPARLLGINNRNLKTFDVSLRATLDLKDAVPADRVLVTESGILAPADVALMREAGVHAFLVGEAFMRQPDPGVALRELFA, from the coding sequence ATGAGCACCATCCTCGACACCATCCTGCGCCGCAAGCATGCGGAAGTCGCCGAGCGCCGCGAGCGCGTCTCGCTGTTCGAACTGAAGACCCGCGCCGCGTCCGCGCCGCCGACCCGCGGCTTCGCCGACGCCGTCGCCGCGAAGATCGCGGCCGGCCGGCCGGCGGTGATCGCCGAGGTGAAGAAGGCCAGCCCGAGCAAGGGCGTGATCCGCGCCGACTTCGACCCGGCGGCGATCGCGCGCAGCTACGAAGCCGGCGGTGCGGCCTGCCTGTCGGTGCTGACCGACGTCGATTTCTTCCAGGGCAGCGACGAGTATCTGAAACAGGCGCGCGCCGCGTGCGCGCTGCCGGTGCTGCGCAAGGACTTCATCGTCGATCCATACCAGTTGTACGAGGCGCGCACGCTCGGCGCCGACTGCGTGCTGCTGATCGCCGCCGCGCTGGACGACGCGCAGCTGTCCGAGTTCGCCTTCGTCGCCGCCGAGCTCGGCATGGACGTGCTGGTGGAAGTGCACGACCTGGACGAACTGGAGCGCGCGCTGCCGGTGCCGGCGCGTCTGCTCGGCATCAACAACCGCAACCTCAAGACCTTCGATGTGTCGCTGCGGGCCACGCTGGACCTGAAGGACGCGGTGCCGGCCGACCGCGTGCTGGTGACCGAGAGCGGCATCCTCGCGCCCGCCGACGTGGCGCTGATGCGCGAGGCCGGCGTGCACGCCTTCCTGGTCGGCGAGGCGTTCATGCGCCAGCCCGATCCGGGCGTCGCGCTGCGGGAGCTGTTCGCGTGA
- a CDS encoding antibiotic biosynthesis monooxygenase family protein, with protein MAEAASPAFAALPSPPFYAAIFSSLRNGDDEAGYQAAAARMLELAARQPGFLGVESARGADRFGITVSYWESEAAIADWKRHAEHAAVRAHGRGHWYDHFELRVAKVERAYGKSASR; from the coding sequence ATGGCTGAGGCCGCGTCCCCGGCGTTCGCCGCGCTGCCGTCGCCGCCCTTCTACGCGGCGATCTTCTCGTCGCTGCGCAACGGCGACGACGAGGCCGGCTACCAGGCCGCCGCCGCGCGCATGCTGGAACTGGCCGCGCGCCAGCCCGGCTTCCTCGGCGTGGAATCCGCGCGCGGCGCCGACCGCTTCGGCATCACCGTGTCGTACTGGGAAAGCGAGGCGGCGATCGCGGACTGGAAGCGCCACGCCGAACACGCCGCCGTCCGCGCCCACGGGCGCGGCCACTGGTACGACCACTTCGAACTGCGCGTGGCCAAGGTCGAGCGCGCCTACGGAAAATCCGCATCCCGATGA